A window of Zingiber officinale cultivar Zhangliang chromosome 5A, Zo_v1.1, whole genome shotgun sequence contains these coding sequences:
- the LOC121981043 gene encoding plant intracellular Ras-group-related LRR protein 5-like yields MANPSSPGVLAALQEIMRIYRALPLRPSIEEVEAAVVVIQSVDAEEEARMREIGRIQKPPDVPEQLFLVLQEARKNQVLFQCREQRRDAMAVVDLDRRFQAFDELVQRASKAMSLEDGDGRGDEEVGFEAGFDVLVPRLGRSLSLIGKEKDDKLGDFNFSNGPAYSFKSEVSSATGDRSKLSLIQLASLIESSAKNGVGVINLKGKLLDQIEWLPVSLGKLQEVSELNLSENRIITLPPSISSLKSLTKLDAHSNQLSSLPDSFAELSNLVDLDLHANRLKSLPSLIGNLTNLANLNLSSNQLSSLPDTLGNLTNLQRLNTETNNLEELPYTIGSCTALVELRVDFNQLKALPEAVGKLVNLEVLTLHYNRVKSLPTTMASLTKLKELDVSFNELESIPESLSFATSLVKLDVGRNFADLRALPRSIGNLEMLEELDISSNQIRVLPDSFMFLSKLRVINADETPLEVPPRNIVKLGAQAVVQYMADLVEGNVQQADPIRQRHTLCFHVCSLS; encoded by the exons ATGGCGAATCCGAGCTCCCCTGGCGTCCTCGCCGCCTTGCAGGAGATCATGAGGATTTACCGAGCTCTTCCGCTGCGGCCGTCCATCGAGGAGGTGGAGGCTGCCGTGGTCGTCATCCAGTCCGTAGACGCCGAGGAGGAGGCGCGGATGAGGGAGATTGGTCGTATCCAGAAGCCCCCCGATGTCCCCGAGCAGCTCTTCCTCGTCCTGCAGGAGGCGAGGAAGAACCAGGTGCTATTTCAGTGTCGGGAGCAGCGGCGGGACGCCATGGCCGTGGTGGACTTGGACAGGAGGTTCCAGGCCTTCGATGAGCTGGTGCAGAGGGCCTCCAAGGCGATGAGTTTGGAGGATGGTGATGGTAGGGGAGATGAGGAGGTGGGATTCGAGGCTGGATTTGATGTGTTAGTGCCTAGATTGGGCAGGAGTTTGAGCTTGATCGGGAAGGAGAAGGATGACAAGTTGGGGGATTTCAATTTCTCCAATGGGCCGGCTTATTCCTTCAAATCCGAGGTGTCTTCAG CTACTGGTGACCGATCGAAGTTAAGCTTAATCCAACTGGCAAGCTTGATTGAGAGTTCAGCAAAGAATGGAGTTGGAGTTATTAACCTTAAAGGGAAGTTGTTGGACCAGATTGAGTGGCTTCCAGTATCACTTGGAAAACTTCAAGAAGTCTCCGAGTTAAACTTATCCGAGAACCGAATCATCACACTTCCGCCATCGATCAGCAGTCTAAAATCCTTGACAAAGCTCGACGCGCATTCCAACCAGCTGAGCAGCCTTCCTGACTCGTTTGCGGAGCTATCCAACTTAGTTGATCTTGATCTCCATGCAAACAGACTCAAATCTCTACCCTCATTGATTGGAAATCTTACCAATTTAGCCAACCTTAATCTTAGTTCAAATCAGTTGTCTAGTCTCCCAGACACTTTAGGCAACCTCACAAACTTGCAAAGATTGAATACCGAGACTAACAATCTCGAAGAGCTTCCTTATACGATTGGATCCTGCACTGCACTGGTTGAGCTAAGGGTGGATTTCAATCAACTGAAAGCACTGCCTGAAGCAGTCGGAAAGCTCGTAAACTTGGAAGTCCTCACATTGCACTACAATAGAGTTAAATCCTTGCCTACGACCATGGCTTCACTAACTAAATTGAAAGAGCTCGATGTGAGCTTCAATGAGCTCGAGTCCATACCTGAGAGCCTTTCCTTTGCTACTAGCTTAGTGAAGCTGGACGTTGGAAGAAACTTCGCTGACTTGAGGGCGTTGCCGAGGTCAATCGGGAACCTAGAAATGCTGGAAGAGCTGGACATTAGCAGCAACCAGATAAGAGTGTTGCCTGATTCCTTCATGTTCTTGTCAAAGTTGAGAGTGATCAATGCGGATGAAACTCCGTTGGAAGTGCCACCGAGAAACATCGTAAAGCTCGGAGCACAG GCCGTCGTGCAGTACATGGCTGATTTGGTCGAAGGGAACGTTCAACAGGCAGATCCAATTCGGCAGAGACACACTTTATGTTTCCATGTATGCTCATTGTCTTGA